A window of Aequoribacter fuscus genomic DNA:
GCTGGGCGAAGACTGAGCCGGTTTGGGTGCGGCTTCCGCTTGCGATGGTGTGGGAGTTGTCGTTGCATCGCTGACAGCGGGCGCTTCAGTCTGGGGCGACGCCGATTCGGTTGTCTGCTGAGCGTCCGTCTGAGCAAGCGCCGTTGTGACGCCCAGAACAGTCGCCGTTAAACCGAAGACAAGCAAACTGTAGGTTTTATTCAGCATAACGCGCCACCCTGAACCCCACGTCGTCGCGACCTCGCGCGCCGTAATCGCGGTAGCTTAACCGCAGCTCGGTCAACTTAGAAAGTGACCAGCTTGCACCTTTTATCACGTAGTTGTCGCCCACCTGTTTACCCAGTGGGTTGGTTTCTGTTTGTTCAGATGGCGTGCGAATTTCGTACACGTCATGTACCCACTCTGCCACGTTGCCCGCCAAGTCGAACAAGCCGTGAGGGCCGGGATTGAAGCTAGCTACCGGAGCGGTCGCCACGTAGCCGTCTTGGTAATTAGCGACAATGCGTCCGGTGACGTGGGCGCTGCTGGCATCCGCAAAGTTTTCCGTGTTATTGGCGGGAGGGAAGGTCTCGCCCCAAAGGAATCGACGTTCTCCGGCTTCGGTCACGCGGGTCACAAATTCCCACTCGGCTTCACTGGGGAGCCGGTAACCTGAAGCTTCCTGATTAAAACCGACAATAATTCCGTTTTGCTCTTTATAAAACAGGGGTAGACCCTCTCGACGGCTGAGCCAGTTGCAAAATTGCGCCGCTTGTTGCCAGCTGACCTTAACAGCCGGTTGGGTCTGTCGGTTTAGGGAGTTGCCCGCCGCGACTCCGGAATCATGGGATGATTCGAACAATCTAAATTGCGCATTGGTGGTTTCCTGTTTGGCTATGTAAAACGCGCGCGTTAGCTGCACGCTTCGCTCTGTTTCGTTGGCGCGTCGGCCTGAGTCTCGTCGTGAGCTACCTATAGTAAAGGCCCCCTTGCCGGCGGGGTCAATCAACACCATCTCTGCGCCTGTGGGGTCTTTGGCGATAGGTTGAAGTCGCGCTTTGCGGGCCGCCGCTTCAGTCATCAATGTTGCCGTAACCGTTTGTGCGATCCCATTCCGAGGCGTGATGACCGTGGAAAAAGGCTCGTATCCCGGCTTGCTGATAACGACCGTCTGCTCGACTTGTGGAAGATCAAGGGTGGTCGATCCCTGTCCTATTTTGCGACCGTTAGCCGTAATTGAGGCATCCGCAGGGCTAATAGCAAAGGTAACTCGGCCGAGCATTGGTTTCAGGTTAAACATTTCTTTCGCAGAGCCACCGGCCGCAAGTTTGCGTGTGAATTCCAGCGCCTGAAACCCCGGTTTTGTTAATGCGATTGTGTGCTCTTGCCCCGGTTCAAGTGTTAACGAGACCGGTGTAAGGCCTTTGTAGCGACCATCGAGCATGACGGTAGCACCAATTGGGTCTGATTCGATTTTGAATTGACCGTTGGCTTCATCGAGTACGATCTTTGGTAAACTCTGGTCGGCGCCAGCATCAACGTCTAGTGTTTGTGTTGTGGGTTGATAATGTTGTTTTTCTAAGCGCAGCTCATGTTGGCCCGCAAGAATGTCAGCCGTCAGAGGCGTGGCGCCAAGGCGGATATTGTTGAGGTAAACCTCGGCGTTCGCCGGTTCAGAGTGAATCGTAATAGTAGCCCAATTGGGATCTAAAGAGATGACGAACTCTTGCGTTATGCCTTTGCCCTCGACTTCAAGGCTTACGTTTTTAGCTTGATAGCGGTCAGCTTGAACGAGTAACTCATAGGTGGCCGGTTCGAGCTCCAGCGTTGTTTCGGTGATTGTCTCGCCATTGAGTTGTGCTGTCGCGTTGGCCGGGCTCAGGTTGAGGGTGATTCTACCGGGGAGTGCTTTTAGCTCGACTTGGAGCTGTTGGCTCTCGTCTCGTGTCACCGTATAGGCAATTTCTGCGGCCTGAAATCCTGCAGCTGCGACTGAAATGGTGTATTCGCCAGGCAACAACAAGAACCGACCGCCAAAGTTTACCGAGAACCCGCCCTTAACGTCGACGTTGGCTTCATGGGTCTGATTCACGATAACCGTCAGACTTTTGGCGGCTAGCACAAACGCTAACGCTGCAAACAACCCGAGAGCCAGTAGGATCAACCCAACCTTCGCTGGCGAGAGCCCAATCGATCCGCCTGTCCCCTGAGTATTTTGCGTAACAGGTTGGAATTCGGTAGGTGTTAAATTGCGTTTAGATTGCGTCATTAGATTGGCTCGCGACAGGCAGCAAAGACACGAAGGTTAGAGTCATCGGGTTTGACTTCAAAATTGACGAGTATGTCGCGGAAGCCTACTCGTGTGCCGCGAACGGTATACTTACCCGGGCGAAGCCTCGCCTGATGTTGCTGGGTGGTCCCAATGTTGCTGTGACGTAGTAACACGAGCTCCGTTAAGCCATCCGATTCTATCGTGACATTGACAATACGATTGGCCCGTTCAATTAGATTTTCCAGCGTTTGAATTTGCAGTGTTAACGCCGGCCCCGCTGGTGCGATACTGCGAGCCTCATCCAGCAGGCGCTGCGCCCCCGCAGTAATCGCAGGGTCTTGCAGGCGCTCTGGGGCATTCAAAACAGAGCTGATTTTTTGATCTAATTGCAGGCGTCCTTGCGCATTGGGAAGGCCTTGTTGCGCGAATTGAATGCTCGGGTCCAAGGCGAGCGCCTCTTGATACAGATCGATGACGCCTTGCCAATCTTCCTGCTGAGTTGCGGCGTCGGCCGCTTGTTCGAGTCGACGCAGAGTTGCGGTGGTCTCAGCAAGTCTGAGCGTCGCTCTGGCTTGGTCTAGGGCTTCGTTTGAGCCCCTGTAGGCGCTAGCCTCTGAAAGCAAACGCGCGGCCATGTCGAAGTCTTTATCCTCGATGGCAGCGTAAGCTTGCCCGAGTGTTTCTTCAAACATCGCTTGTTGCCATTTTTCGAGAATTTCTGCTTGCGCTAGGCTAACGGTCTGATGCGCGGGATCGGCCTTGGCTGCCGCATCAATCGCGACCTTGGCTGCACTCCAATTCGATTGGCTTCGCGCTTGCTGGGCGTTGTCGAAGTACTGGGCAGTTTGCGGCAGTGCCTCGATACGCTGAGTCAGTGTTGCAATGCTACCGTGGTTGGGCGCTAGGGCCTCAAGCAGATTCAGTTGTTGTACAGCCGTTTGTGGGTCAAACGCTTCAATCGCGTCTCGGGTTTGCAGTTCGGCCAGGTTGGCGCGAGCCGGAATGCCATCGCTTAGTTCAACGAGCTGTTCTAAGGCTGCTGAGTAACCTGCAATCGCGCTGGCAAAATCTCTATCGCGGTAGTATTGATCTCCTTCCTGAGCACGACTGAGTGCTTGTTCGTAGGGCGTCTGTCCCCACAACTCGACTTTTGCTTCCTGCAATACTTCTTGCTGTAAGAGTATCTGCTCAAGGACGTCTTGAGCCTCTTTGCGCGCTTTTTCCAGTTGCGCTTGTTCGAATGGAGAAAGTTCTGAGGCAGGGCTACCCAGCTCGGGACCTGCGCGGTTTGGCGTTTGCGTTGAAGTTGATGTTTGATTTGCTTGAACACTGGTGGGACTGGTCGGTGTAACTTGTCCGGGGAGCCAAATAAAAACGCCGTAAATGGCAACCAAAATAAGGACGACCGCGAGGACTAAGCCCCAAGGCTTGTTGCCTTCTTGGAGTTTAGTGTCACTCCGCGCTACAGCGGGCTGAAACTCGGTCGGTTCAATGCGTTTTTGCATCAGCGATTACTGTCCTGTTGTGATCGCAGTGTTTGATCCAAGCTGCCAATCTCTGACTCGTAGATATCGTCGAGCAAGGCGCGCCACTGGGCATATTGATCCTGCACGTTCCCGGTCAGAGTAATTGTTTGATCGTCGAGTTGAATGACCTGAGGTGTAATTTCGGCTTCCAAGGACGCCCCAAGTTCTTCTAGTGCCTCGACGTGAATGGCGGCCTCATTACGTTTGTCTAATCCGCTTTTGACCATGTAGGCGCCGCCCATTATCGCAACGTTACCCGCCGTTCGTGTCACGGTGTCATTGCCTTCAGCCGCCGCATAAATACCCGCGAGTACTGACAAGCCCCCTATTAATAAATCGCTCGCGGCTTCTGCTCGAACTTCTTCTAAGGCCATGGCTTCTTCGTAGGTAAGTTTGCGCCACTCTTGGTAGGGCAACTGCATCTGACCGCCAAATTGCTCGTAATAGGTTTGTAAAGTATCGACGTATAAATGATCACGTGCGCGTATTTTGCGGACTCGCTCAAGCATGGGGTCGCCCTCCGCGGGTAATTTTTGCAGCTGATAACGCCCGTCTTCGTAGATGACATAGTCCTCAAAAGCTTGGCTTGCAAAGCGCTCGGCGAAGCGCATTTCGGCGACTTGCCGTACTCGTACTAAGGTTGCGGGGCCGAGCTTGTCATAGTGCTGCAACAGGTCATTTGCAATGCGGTTGTACACGGCCTGGAAAGCGTCGTGGGTGCTTCTTGTTGTCGTTGAGTAGGCGTAGCGAGACGCTTCGGCTTTATAGACGCGGTGATCGATCCAGTAGCGGTTGGTTGCGTCCACCGCGGTAATTTCAAGGGCTAAATTTTTGCCATCAGAGCGCAGGATCTTGCCGCTGATCATTAAGTCCGTGAGTTGGTCCTCGGAGGGCACGACACGCACCGCACCCCAAGCGCCGCTGTCTTGCATTGCGTTCATTAACAATTGAGGCATATAGCGAGCTTCTGATTGCCGCACTTCGGGGAATACTGGAATATCGCCATCCGATTCGATATCCAGCCCCGGGTCAAATAGGGCAATGCTGACGTCCAATAATTGTTCGTTTGGAATGGCTGCCGTGGGCGTTTGGATGGCGGGGATTTTGGTGGTTTTTACGGTTTGTGATACGCAACCGCTTAGACTGACCAGCGTAACGATCAAGCAGCCAACTACCCGCACAGAGATCTTCATCCTTGGTTAATTCCTTTGTATTTTCGGTATTCGTCCCACAGTTTTTCGCGGACTGCGGGATCGGGTTCGCGCATCGCAGCTTCGCGCAGTTGGCGCGCGATAACGTCATCATCGTCGCCGCTAGGTATGTCGCCTGGCGGTGGATACTTAGCGGTTGTGTTAGCCGCACTAACCTCGCCGGTACGCATGCCGCCCCCGCCACCTTGGCTGCCCATGCCCCCAGGCATACGGCCGTACGTTTGGTTACTATCCGTACTCGCAGTTTCCGCGCCCGCCGGGTACTGCGGGTTTGGTTCGGTATCGGACTCACGCTGCTCCGCTTGCGCATCTAGGATAATCTGATCAAACACGCCTGTGGCGCGTTCGAGCTCAGCATCCAGCACAGCAATTTTCTCGCTCTGGCTCATCGGGCCTGAGGCTCCGGGGACGCCTTGTTGGGTTGCTTCGCTATTATTGTTACTGGCGTAGTCACCTTGTGTGTCGGTGGTCGATGTCTGACCGCCGGTATTAGCCTCGGTGCCATTATCATCTGCAGGCTGTTCGTTGGACCCACTGGCTTGACCGATCTCTAAGGGTGCTTTGCGAGCACTGCTCGCGGGTTCTTCGTCCACCAAGGTAGGCAGCGCCTCGCTACCTTGGTCGCCCATAGTGACAAAGCCGGGTTCTCCGCTTTGATCAGTAGAGGTATCATCAGAGGCGCCCTCGCCGTTACCGGTTTTGGGTGGCGGTGGAATCGCTGCTGTCTCGGAGCCACTGCTGGTCTCTGTCCCGTTTTTTGAGCCGCTCGTCGTCGTAGGCGATGTCGTGCTGGTCGGGTCTGAGCTTTGCGATGAGCTTGGGTTGGGTATGCCCCCACTCGGCAGACTGGGGCTGCTTGAACTCGAGCTCGAACTCGAACTCGAACTCGAACTTGAGCTTGAGCTTGAGCTTGAGCTTGAGCTTGAGCTCGGCGATGGGAGTGACACCGATGGCGTCGAGGTCGACGTTGAGGTGCTGGTCGAGCAACCATAGGTCAGCGCTGTCATGCTTATGGCTATGACCAGTTTAGTCAACTTGTAAGACATAGGTTTGCTCCACTCCTTCTCTGGTTACAGTGGTACCCTCTATGACATGAGGCCTAAACACGGCGTGTCTTAAGTAGCGTATAAATTTACCGGCTAAGCCATCAAACCCCTCGGCAACCTCGATGCGCTTCACGTTGCGTACACTGCCCCGATCGGTCACATTAAAGCTGAGTGTTACGTTGCCTTCCTCGGCTGGTACCGCGGGCGGCAACAAACGGATGCCGCTAATATCCGGCAATAACGTAATGCGATTAAACAATCGCTCACGTAAATCTTGGATCTGGGTTTCGTCTTCGAGTTCCCCAATGACCTGATCGATCTGGCGATACAGTTCGCTGGCGGTTCGGCGTTCGCCGCGCCAGAGATGCCAGTCGGCCAACTGTATACTGGCGTGAAATGCCTCGAAGCTAGTCACACCATGTAATTCTGATAGCAAATGAACCAGGAGTTCGATGGCTTGCGGTGCGCCGCGGTCGGCGTCGCGGTAAAATTCGTAAAAGTTTTCTTGCGGCGCGTTTTCGTCAAAATTGGTTCGCCTCTCGAAGGGCGAGGCGTCTTTCTCGTCGTCAAACGAGGTGATCAAGAAGTATGTTTGAATTAAGCCCCACAACGAATCGGCAACGAGCTGTCTCTCATCCTCAAAGGTTTTAAGCTCGTTCAGTGCACTTTGATAAGCGTCCAGCATTT
This region includes:
- a CDS encoding bacterial transcriptional activator domain-containing protein translates to MQKRIEPTEFQPAVARSDTKLQEGNKPWGLVLAVVLILVAIYGVFIWLPGQVTPTSPTSVQANQTSTSTQTPNRAGPELGSPASELSPFEQAQLEKARKEAQDVLEQILLQQEVLQEAKVELWGQTPYEQALSRAQEGDQYYRDRDFASAIAGYSAALEQLVELSDGIPARANLAELQTRDAIEAFDPQTAVQQLNLLEALAPNHGSIATLTQRIEALPQTAQYFDNAQQARSQSNWSAAKVAIDAAAKADPAHQTVSLAQAEILEKWQQAMFEETLGQAYAAIEDKDFDMAARLLSEASAYRGSNEALDQARATLRLAETTATLRRLEQAADAATQQEDWQGVIDLYQEALALDPSIQFAQQGLPNAQGRLQLDQKISSVLNAPERLQDPAITAGAQRLLDEARSIAPAGPALTLQIQTLENLIERANRIVNVTIESDGLTELVLLRHSNIGTTQQHQARLRPGKYTVRGTRVGFRDILVNFEVKPDDSNLRVFAACREPI
- a CDS encoding PEGA domain-containing protein, encoding MTQSKRNLTPTEFQPVTQNTQGTGGSIGLSPAKVGLILLALGLFAALAFVLAAKSLTVIVNQTHEANVDVKGGFSVNFGGRFLLLPGEYTISVAAAGFQAAEIAYTVTRDESQQLQVELKALPGRITLNLSPANATAQLNGETITETTLELEPATYELLVQADRYQAKNVSLEVEGKGITQEFVISLDPNWATITIHSEPANAEVYLNNIRLGATPLTADILAGQHELRLEKQHYQPTTQTLDVDAGADQSLPKIVLDEANGQFKIESDPIGATVMLDGRYKGLTPVSLTLEPGQEHTIALTKPGFQALEFTRKLAAGGSAKEMFNLKPMLGRVTFAISPADASITANGRKIGQGSTTLDLPQVEQTVVISKPGYEPFSTVITPRNGIAQTVTATLMTEAAARKARLQPIAKDPTGAEMVLIDPAGKGAFTIGSSRRDSGRRANETERSVQLTRAFYIAKQETTNAQFRLFESSHDSGVAAGNSLNRQTQPAVKVSWQQAAQFCNWLSRREGLPLFYKEQNGIIVGFNQEASGYRLPSEAEWEFVTRVTEAGERRFLWGETFPPANNTENFADASSAHVTGRIVANYQDGYVATAPVASFNPGPHGLFDLAGNVAEWVHDVYEIRTPSEQTETNPLGKQVGDNYVIKGASWSLSKLTELRLSYRDYGARGRDDVGFRVARYAE